DNA from Chaetodon trifascialis isolate fChaTrf1 chromosome 14, fChaTrf1.hap1, whole genome shotgun sequence:
TCACCCACAGGTGGTTGTAGCTCAAACTCTACCACGCACACAGCAACATAGAAGCAGGTAAGCAGCtacagcacaaacaacaacacacacacacacacacacacacacacacagacatgcacacacacttcctgtacTGCAGGTGCACTGATGCAAAGAAGAAACAGACTAAAACTATGTTGTGATGATAGATTTAACGGCTGCCCTGTAGAACaatactgtttttattcactccgtgaaccctgaccctgagccttTGCAGCAATCTGCAGACGCTGACTGATTCATGAACAAAGATTAGAGGACAAGAACCAAAGAGATGAAAGAATGATTAATAGAAACCAGGAAACAGAGCGGATACAACCGTGGCGTGCATGCCACATCCAACCTGgtgacagaaaatgtttgagaAGCAAAGCTGAAGTGCAAGAGTTCACTCTTAACCTGTGTGGTTTCCTGCATGTCACACGGCATCTCTTTGCTCTTTCTGCTTGTGTGCCTGTTTAGAGTCAGGATGAAGCCACTgctggttgctgctgctgttctggcCGTTGCCAGCTGTGCCAGCATCTCTCTGGAAGACCTGGAGTTCCATGCTTGGAAACTCAAGTTTGGTGAGTGAGTCTTATCAGACAGGCTTCTTTTATAGTGGTCTGTTGTCAAATACAGTAGATCTTATTCAGTTTCCTGTGAAGACAgtatctgtgtgttcagtgtgtgctcattcacacaacacaacacacacacacgcctgagGTCTTTAGCAAAGGGATTTGTAATCTGCCTACATGTTTGGTTTAGTTTTAGTTTATCTTACAGCGTACATGTTTGTCAGCTAATGAAGGGAAATCTCTTCTAATTGATTCATaattttcctctcttctgtttctgattATCTTCTCTTCTCCGATTGGCAGGAAAGTCTTACAGCTCTCCATCAGAGGAGGCGCAGCGCAGGTCAATCTGGCTCAACAACCGCAAACTGGTGCTGGTGCACAACATCATGGCCGATGAGGGCATCAAGTCCTACCACCTTGGCATGACCTATTTTGCTGACATGGTACGCActggaaaacagaaatgtgactctttctgaaatcatttaaatttGAACTTTCACCATTTCCATGAAGACCCAAGTGCCAATTTTGCCCCTCTTCACCAGGAAAACGAAGAGTACAAGCGCCAGATTTTCAAAGGCTGCCTGCGCTCCTTCAACGCCTCTCTTCCTCGCCATGGCTCTACTTTCTTCCACCTGCCTGAAGGCACTGAGCTGCCAAACTCTGTTGACTGGAGGGAAAAGGGATACGTCACCGATGTCAAGGATCAGAAGGACTGTGGCTCCTGCTGGGCCTTCAGTGCAGTATGTGCAAAAACACGTTGGTGGCCTCTCTTTTGTTAATACGGGAAGCTTTTGACAacttttttctgatttaaaaTGAACTTGTATCTTTTCAGACTGGCTCTTTGGAGGGTCAGAACTTCAGGAAGACTGGGAAGCTGGTGTCTCTGAGCGAGCAGCAGCTGGTTGACTGCTCCAGCGACTATGGCAACATGGGTTGCAGTGGAGGCCTGATGGACGATGCCTTTAGGTACATCCAGGACAATGGAGGGATTGACACAGAGGATGCCTACCCTTATGAGGCCGTGGTAAGCAGAAAGCAATTTGGTTGAAAAAGTAATAATCTTTAAATGTACAGTGTCAGAGCTGTCATTATAATGCTAaaaagcagagctggagaaTTACTGAGCAAATCAGCTCATTCAGACAGTGTTAAACATGGCGGCCCCCTATGGAAGAGATGTGCAATACTGCCATCTTGTGGACAAAATTATAGCAGGCAACAAAACTCAGAgccttttcttctgtttgtagGATGGTCAGTGCCGTTACAAGCCTGAGACCGTTGGTGCCAAATGTACAGGCTATGTCGATGTGACCAAAGGTGATGAAGATGCCCTGAAGGAGGCTGTGGCCACCGTCGGGCCTGTGTCTGTGGGCATTGATGCTTCTCAGACGTCCTTCCAGCTCTATGAGTCAGGTGAGAATTTAAAACACTGTCTTGCTTCTGCATCAAAGGTAAGAAGAAATGGGAAATACTTCTTTTCTTAACCTGTGCATATGTCTGTCTGggctgtggtttgtgtgtttccaggagTGTATGACGAGCCATACTGCAGCAGCTCAAA
Protein-coding regions in this window:
- the ctsl.1 gene encoding cathepsin L.1; the encoded protein is MKPLLVAAAVLAVASCASISLEDLEFHAWKLKFGKSYSSPSEEAQRRSIWLNNRKLVLVHNIMADEGIKSYHLGMTYFADMENEEYKRQIFKGCLRSFNASLPRHGSTFFHLPEGTELPNSVDWREKGYVTDVKDQKDCGSCWAFSATGSLEGQNFRKTGKLVSLSEQQLVDCSSDYGNMGCSGGLMDDAFRYIQDNGGIDTEDAYPYEAVDGQCRYKPETVGAKCTGYVDVTKGDEDALKEAVATVGPVSVGIDASQTSFQLYESGVYDEPYCSSSNLDHGVLAVGYGTDNGRDYWLVKNSWGLQWGDKGYIMMTRNKNNQCGIATAASYPLV